In a genomic window of Pelecanus crispus isolate bPelCri1 chromosome 1, bPelCri1.pri, whole genome shotgun sequence:
- the RAD51AP1 gene encoding RAD51-associated protein 1 isoform X1: MARPVRRNKKIVDYSQFGDLEDDDEDFACIAAPSSKKSRTQLKEPKKEKKEKQKKPHKELTPSQKQTPSKRISLDDKLYQRDLEVALALSVKEKSANIPEMQNSEEQDKNTESENVQRRPLFSNCSVDSELLGLNRVMDDDVPRGDCRQRTAASKVPAHQKKLLAIDSDDGEHATDSEPESVSSEGSEEDSDYSEGDDEDFAMEKKKAKGNKKKTKQKMPAEREKKTPKSKINTTVSPVVPPSRITEQKSEPTQKMLSSSSEPVGRPLHTSSPVTDKKPKWIPPAASGSSNNSMKYVSLKSPTQCLRLGLSRLARVKPLHPSATSS, from the exons ATGGCGCGGCCGGTCAGGAG GAACAAGAAAATTGTTGATTATTCTCAGTTTGGGGATTTGGAAGATGATG ATGAAGACTTTGCATGTATAGCTGCACCTTCAAGCaaaaaatccagaacacagctcAAGGAaccaaagaaggagaaaaaagagaagcaaaaaaagccacacaaagAATTGACTCCATCACAAAAGCAGACACCTAGTAAAAG gataTCCTTGGATGACAAACTTTATCAAAGAGATTTGGAAGTCGCCTTAGCCTTATCTGTCAAGGAAAAATCTGCAAATATCCCTGAGATGCAAAATTCAGAAGAACAAG ATAAGAATACTGAATCAGAGAATGTACAGAGGAGACCCCTTTTTTCCAACTGCAGTGTAGACAGTGAACTTTTAG GTCTCAATCGGGTTATGGATGATGATGTACCTAGGGGTGACTGTAGGCAAAGGACAGCAGCATCTAAAGTTCCAGCACATCAAAAGAAGTTACTGGCCATTGACAGTGATGACGGAGAGCATGCTACTGACTCTGAGCCAGAGTCTGTATCCA GTGAGGGTTCAGAAGAAGATTCAGATTATAGTGAAGGTGATGATGAAGACTTTGCTATGGAAAAGAAGAAGGCCAAaggaaataagaagaaaaccaagcaaaagATGCCAGCcgaaagagagaagaaaactcCCAAATCCAAGATTAATACTACAG TGTCACCTGTAGTTCCTCCTTCACGGataacagaacaaaaatctgAGCCAACACAAAAGATGTTGTCCAGTTCTTCAGAACCAGTTGGGAGGCCTTTACATACATCAAGTCCTGTTACGGACAAGAAGCCTAAGTGGATACCACCAG ctgcatcaggaagcaGTAATAACTCTATGAAATATGTTTCGCTTAAGTCACCTACTCAGTGTCTTAGACTCGGCCTCTCCAGACTAGCAAGAGTCAAACCACTGCATCCCAGTGCTACCAGCAGTTAA
- the RAD51AP1 gene encoding RAD51-associated protein 1 isoform X2: MARPVRRNKKIVDYSQFGDLEDDDEDFACIAAPSSKKSRTQLKEPKKEKKEKQKKPHKELTPSQKQTPSKRISLDDKLYQRDLEVALALSVKEKSANIPEMQNSEEQGLNRVMDDDVPRGDCRQRTAASKVPAHQKKLLAIDSDDGEHATDSEPESVSSEGSEEDSDYSEGDDEDFAMEKKKAKGNKKKTKQKMPAEREKKTPKSKINTTVPPSRITEQKSEPTQKMLSSSSEPVGRPLHTSSPVTDKKPKWIPPAASGSSNNSMKYVSLKSPTQCLRLGLSRLARVKPLHPSATSS; encoded by the exons ATGGCGCGGCCGGTCAGGAG GAACAAGAAAATTGTTGATTATTCTCAGTTTGGGGATTTGGAAGATGATG ATGAAGACTTTGCATGTATAGCTGCACCTTCAAGCaaaaaatccagaacacagctcAAGGAaccaaagaaggagaaaaaagagaagcaaaaaaagccacacaaagAATTGACTCCATCACAAAAGCAGACACCTAGTAAAAG gataTCCTTGGATGACAAACTTTATCAAAGAGATTTGGAAGTCGCCTTAGCCTTATCTGTCAAGGAAAAATCTGCAAATATCCCTGAGATGCAAAATTCAGAAGAACAAG GTCTCAATCGGGTTATGGATGATGATGTACCTAGGGGTGACTGTAGGCAAAGGACAGCAGCATCTAAAGTTCCAGCACATCAAAAGAAGTTACTGGCCATTGACAGTGATGACGGAGAGCATGCTACTGACTCTGAGCCAGAGTCTGTATCCA GTGAGGGTTCAGAAGAAGATTCAGATTATAGTGAAGGTGATGATGAAGACTTTGCTATGGAAAAGAAGAAGGCCAAaggaaataagaagaaaaccaagcaaaagATGCCAGCcgaaagagagaagaaaactcCCAAATCCAAGATTAATACTACAG TTCCTCCTTCACGGataacagaacaaaaatctgAGCCAACACAAAAGATGTTGTCCAGTTCTTCAGAACCAGTTGGGAGGCCTTTACATACATCAAGTCCTGTTACGGACAAGAAGCCTAAGTGGATACCACCAG ctgcatcaggaagcaGTAATAACTCTATGAAATATGTTTCGCTTAAGTCACCTACTCAGTGTCTTAGACTCGGCCTCTCCAGACTAGCAAGAGTCAAACCACTGCATCCCAGTGCTACCAGCAGTTAA